A stretch of Babesia bigemina genome assembly Bbig001, chromosome : III DNA encodes these proteins:
- a CDS encoding THO2 PROTEIN, putative, with product MGRSVEPGAVANKRRRTSDTAQNINDDNVAVSVNRDSISDQEVTPVNRAPKASPDSDARGDSGDRLFDLVRNVANGVLPSSSAAEGLRKKFPDAAPNSPVSFRILDCIGYLLEYSNFRHNLEAFLASLESVGLLTARSIVAAIDAYKLDGCGYSAGLTTIAIRERTRNQFVLKSYALWRECTVGFDLLQQLLYHQEWDAGDLLEMGQLRDSVKYIAGQYSLCPTRVLYELIAWSSWHDGDGLMLLLQQYPKGRVDEVVRLMLTQKCMLKQEYQTVKKQYWRIPSTLGLYFPKLCARLLAEGILDLSTLYPYLEPADADLSNLGFHFLSVSKRMPNKLDRNETPVTYLIPLANCSYGDNAPRQMLDMASAEKLYTSVTLDSTTITSARELIHARHAKVMEHLRASSTAATSPNSFGMAAWNPSDRFRRNESVSSVTSSSGVSNLLHKAEHRHSATGNIDVVKYNLLDSDGYAYVKDHIFALECDKLSVLSHLFDIARDLESPAWILGKLMLDHIQVTAKFPVVLHGSICKAMCNLILRLIKKHTKTNDWRRGIDQIDRVLRILGPGLHINLVCFSATIKFLQNCIEKHIDRVCRIVWRYLLPALCMVVEGNCQVADRLWNLLSNIPASKRYRIYNLYLSRVLDSRSTTVDAWACMVRASYNCALVKTRSIFKRVTATMLKTTKSASVRGNVSTVCGLSAVDPFAVAHTIVSQCEMFENLVLPLSEVGKYFGHLACDVFFFKLTANQNQVCFRCTAEVDDVGRSKRLLVNAQLASRFFRRHMDVDLAPLLVGALTIIQRSMMINQFDIVPRSSEEGGDIPMEFSKRSIKLKPIDTGSRLAYPHELSNGWLALEYVSKLLELVGGVPQLAEAHALTIDQLNAQGGGVFLRSEIMTQDPDDETCGMSSRENLAKIMLRPFFSHSLLFLCGKMRQEVMYDSEFRAGVVYLCATVDHLQKMALQFVEFREAVDIIVNRGLGSESFTLQFSFPSFDELRRFWDEANALYFSHSCTNPPASHSSALSHTAFKPQFLEFVNNIHLRDIWVPIEQYQKTLQRLEGWIKDIGSAHSSGSHRRLKKLRSRYQALEREVKQQEEHVANTKLRFEEAISSGWLTAEAQIGPGVTIAFLKHCIVPRVFVNEAEAAFCGRLVDLMLHYRLECFNFFDFSNCWTKMLMSMVRCCTEREAPLLAIFVNHMFGVIREWSSNAELFEGMTQGHPCFCTTFKYVPDKALTHQQLLGGIRKWEGRIIRALSYALTLHIPESDGGLSKSDSLVSAPTWIDQKGAVVFLARCHESFPITCTAGKRVLTGLRCVVESAQRQGWKDVVAAASTLLKTFEKYERTNKWL from the coding sequence ATGGGCCGTTCCGTGGAGCCCGGCGCTGTTGCAAATAAAAGGCGGAGAACGTCGGATACGGCTCAAAATATTAATGATGATAATGTTGCGGTGTCTGTGAACCGAGATTCCATATCGGATCAGGAGGTAACACCGGTCAATCGCGCACCGAAGGCCAGCCCCGATTCCGACGCGCGTGGAGATTCCGGTGACCGTCTATTTGACCTTGTACGCAATGTGGCAAACGGGGTACTGCCATCTTCATCTGCAGCAGAAGGTTTGCGGAAGAAATTCCCGGATGCCGCCCCTAACTCACCTGTGTCTTTTCGCATTCTGGACTGTATCGGATACCTGCTAGAGTACTCGAATTTTCGCCACAATCTGGAGGCATTTCTCGCATCACTTGAGAGCGTTGGTCTCCTCACAGCGCGTTCAATCGTTGCCGCCATAGACGCCTATAAGTTAGATGGTTGTGGATACTCTGCAGGATTGACGACAATAGCAATTCGAGAGCGCACTCGCAACCAATTCGTATTGAAGTCGTACGCGTTATGGCGTGAGTGCACAGTTGGATTTGATCTTTTGCAGCAACTCCTGTACCATCAGGAATGGGATGCTGGGGACTTACTAGAGATGGGCCAATTGCGCGATTCGGTGAAGTACATCGCAGGACAGTATTCATTATGCCCAACTCGCGTGTTGTACGAGCTGATTGCGTGGTCCTCGTGGCATGATGGGGACGGCTTGATGTTGCTTCTGCAACAGTACCCGAAAGGTCGCGTAGACGAGGTGGTGCGGCTCATGCTCACGCAGAAATGCATGCTAAAGCAGGAGTACCAAACAGTGAAAAAGCAGTATTGGAGAATTCCTAGTACGTTGGGACTGTACTTTCCCAAGTTGTGCGCTCGTTTGCTAGCGGAAGGTATTTTGGATCTAAGTACTTTGTACCCTTACCTGGAGCCTGCCGACGCCGATCTGTCTAACTTAGGCTTTCACTTCTTATCTGTTTCAAAGCGCATGCCTAACAAGTTGGATCGAAACGAAACGCCAGTAACCTATTTGATACCGCTAGCAAATTGCAGCTATGGCGACAACGCACCACGCCAAATGTTGGACATGGCATCTGCCGAGAAACTATACACATCTGTCACGTTGGATTCCACTACCATAACCAGTGCCCGTGAACTGATACACGCCCGCCATGCGAAAGTTATGGAACACCTTAGGGCATCGTCTACAGCTGCAACTTCACCGAACAGCTTCGGAATGGCAGCGTGGAATCCATCCGACAGATTCCGCCGTAATGAGTCCGTAAGTAGCGTTACATCGTCCAGTGGTGTATCGAACTTATTACACAAAGCAGAACACAGGCATTCCGCAACGGGAAACATTGACGTCGTGAAGTACAATTTGCTTGATTCAGACGGATATGCCTACGTGAAAGACCATATATTCGCCTTGGAATGTGATAAATTGTCAGTGTTGTCGCACCTATTTGATATAGCGCGAGACCTTGAATCTCCTGCTTGGATTTTGGGAAAACTGATGTTGGATCATATTCAGGTGACTGCTAAATTCCCCGTAGTGCTGCATGGCAGCATTTGTAAGGCTATGTGCAACCTAATATTGCGTTTAATCAAGAAACACACAAAGACAAATGATTGGCGTCGCGGTATAGACCAAATTGACAGGGTCCTAAGGATACTTGGGCCCGGATTGCATATAAACCTTGTATGTTTTTCTGCAACAATAAAATTCCTGCAAAATTGTATAGAAAAGCATATTGATCGCGTTTGTAGAATTGTTTGGAGGTATTTGTTACCAGCACTATGTATGGTGGTAGAGGGCAACTGCCAAGTTGCCGACAGGCTGTGGAACCTTTTATCCAACATACCGGCTTCTAAGCGTTATAGGATATACAATCTATACCTTTCTAGGGTATTGGATTCTAGGTCAACTACGGTCGATGCCTGGGCGTGTATGGTTAGGGCATCGTATAATTGCGCTCTGGTAAAGACGAGGTCCATTTTCAAACGCGTGACCGCTACGATGCTAAAGACCACAAAAAGCGCATCTGTGCGTGGCAATGTATCGACTGTTTGCGGGTTGTCTGCGGTAGATCCTTTTGCCGTAGCTCACACGATTGTATCGCAGTGCGAAATGTTCGAGAATCTTGTGCTTCCACTCTCTGAGGTTGGTAAGTACTTTGGACATCTGGCATGTGATGTATTCTTCTTCAAGTTGACCGCAAACCAGAACCAGGTATGTTTCAGATGCACCGCCGAGGTGGACGACGTGGGGCGCAGTAAGAGATTGTTGGTGAACGCTCAATTGGCTTCTCGTTTCTTTCGACGCCATATGGATGTGGATTTAGCACCCTTACTTGTGGGTGCGTTGACAATCATACAGCGCAGCATGATGATCAATCAGTTTGACATCGTTCCTAGGTCCTCTGAAGAGGGAGGCGATATTCCAATGGAGTTCTCAAAACGTTCTATAAAACTTAAGCCTATAGATACGGGATCGCGCCTTGCATACCCGCATGAACTTTCCAACGGTTGGCTTGCGTTGGAATATGTAAGCAAACTTTTGGAATTGGTGGGCGGTGTACCGCAACTCGCTGAAGCCCATGCATTAACCATCGACCAACTGAATGCACAGGGTGGTGGTGTGTTTTTGCGTAGTGAGATTATGACGCAAGATCCGGATGACGAAACGTGTGGTATGTCATCGCGTGAGAATTTAGCGAAGATCATGTTAAGACCATTCTTTTCCCATTCCTTACTCTTCCTGTGTGGCAAAATGCGCCAAGAGGTCATGTACGATTCTGAGTTCCGTGCTGGCGTAGTATATCTTTGCGCCACTGTGGACCACCTGCAGAAGATGGCGCTACAGTTTGTTGAGTTTAGAGAAGCAGTGGACATAATCGTTAACCGTGGGTTGGGTTCGGAGTCTTTCACCCTGCAATTCAGCTTCCCATCATTTGATGAACTGCGTCGCTTTTGGGATGAAGCTAACGCACTCTATTTCTCACATAGCTGTACcaatccgccagcttcacATTCCAGCGCTCTATCGCATACGGCTTTCAAGCCCCAGTTTCTGGAATTTGTCAACAACATTCATCTACGTGACATTTGGGTGCCTATAGAACAGTATCAGAAGACCTTACAAAGGCTGGAAGGTTGGATAAAGGACATTGGATCGGCTCACTCTAGCGGGTCGCACCGCCGCCTTAAGAAGCTCAGGTCGCGTTACCAGGCTTTGGAACGTGAGGTAAAACAGCAAGAAGAACATGTTGCAAACACTAAATTGCGATTTGAAGAGGCCATATCATCAGGCTGGCTCACTGCTGAAGCACAGATAGGCCCAGGCGTCACCATTGCATTTTTGAAGCATTGCATTGTGCCACGTGTATTCGTAAACGAAGCTGAGGCTGCTTTTTGCGGCCGTCTGGTCGATCTGATGCTTCATTATCGTTTGGAATGCTTCAACTTCTTCGATTTCAGTAATTGTTGGACAAAAATGCTTATGTCTATGGTACGGTGCTGCACCGAGAGGGAAGCTCCTTTGCTGGCTATATTCGTGAACCACATGTTCGGCGTTATTCGGGAGTGGAGTAGCAATGCGGAACTCTTCGAAGGCATGACACAGGGTCACCCGTGTTTCTGCACGACTTTCAAGTATGTCCCTGACAAGGCATTGACGCACCAACAGCTATTGGGTGGTATTCGTAAGTGGGAAGGACGTATAATACGCGCTCTGAGCTATGCATTGACGCTACACATACCTGAGTCTGATGGTGGTTTGTCCAAATCTGATAGCTTGGTATCCGCACCAACGTGGATTGACCAAAAGGGAGCCGTAGTCTTCCTAGCGCGCTGCCACGAGAGTTTCCCCATTACGTGTACAGCAGGAAAACGTGTGCTAACGGGTTTGAGATGTGTTGTTGAGAGTGCACAGAGACAAGGATGGAAAGATGTTGTGGCTGCCGCGAGCACACTATTGAAAACGTTCGAGAAGTACGAAAGAACCAACAAGTGGCTGTAG